A genomic segment from Gracilimonas sediminicola encodes:
- a CDS encoding VOC family protein, translated as MKKRVTGIGGVFLKAKDPDATRDWYRNHLGIESGKYGGTFEWRHAEDPDKRGYTAWSMFDENTEYTNPSKKDAMVNYRVENLEELLMVLEEEGVEIVGEMEVYEYGKFGWIMDPNGYKIELWEPNDEEYEKIKGETNLSS; from the coding sequence ATGAAAAAGCGAGTAACCGGAATTGGTGGCGTATTTTTGAAAGCTAAAGATCCCGATGCCACGAGAGATTGGTACCGGAATCATCTGGGTATCGAAAGCGGAAAGTATGGCGGTACTTTTGAGTGGCGGCATGCCGAAGATCCTGATAAGAGGGGCTACACCGCCTGGAGTATGTTTGATGAAAACACCGAATACACCAATCCCAGCAAAAAAGACGCAATGGTTAATTACCGGGTAGAAAACCTGGAAGAACTGCTTATGGTTCTTGAAGAGGAAGGCGTAGAAATTGTCGGTGAAATGGAAGTTTACGAATACGGCAAGTTCGGCTGGATTATGGATCCCAATGGCTACAAAATCGAACTTTGGGAACCGAATGATGAAGAGTATGAGAAAATTAAGGGCGAGACTAATTTGTCCAGCTAA
- a CDS encoding adenylate/guanylate cyclase domain-containing protein: MLETKLRILVVDDHPALVTLTRHKLIQKGYEVLTAQNGEDALELTRTEYPDLILSDVDMPIMDGFELCEHIKKDTRLNKIPIILVTSMVTTEHIMKGIEAGADNYLTKPFDDETLYSKIDELMLNPPPPVKEDDTVKVEIEGKEYEIKADYSYLVNLLISTYKNTLAQNNQLSRMQSGLNAANKELELTKNEHEELIHNIFPEKIAENLLAYGTVTPERYHDTTIMFTDFEGFTKVVPELSPEKLIESLSFYFDRFDEYTRQHNLIKIKTIGDSYMAAGGIPERNQSHPIDTILTALKIRDFVQSFGDKNQSDTPYLPVRIGIHTGKVVVGVIGKTRFAYDIWGETVNVASRLEEHSRENSINISESTYERVKDFFECESRGEIETKYIGNLKMYFVKRIKPELSEDAEGIFPNRLFIREYNSLIRTAGEDNDE; this comes from the coding sequence ATGTTAGAAACAAAATTGCGGATTTTGGTGGTTGACGACCATCCGGCATTGGTAACACTTACAAGGCATAAATTAATTCAAAAGGGGTACGAGGTGCTAACCGCTCAAAATGGCGAGGATGCCCTGGAATTAACCCGAACTGAATATCCGGATCTCATCCTCAGTGATGTAGATATGCCGATTATGGATGGGTTCGAACTTTGTGAGCATATCAAAAAAGATACCCGGCTTAATAAAATCCCGATTATTCTGGTTACTTCTATGGTGACCACCGAACACATTATGAAGGGAATTGAAGCCGGTGCAGATAATTACCTCACCAAGCCATTTGATGACGAAACCTTGTACAGCAAGATCGATGAGTTAATGCTGAACCCCCCTCCTCCTGTGAAGGAAGATGACACGGTGAAAGTGGAGATTGAAGGCAAGGAGTATGAGATCAAAGCCGATTATTCGTACCTGGTTAATCTGTTGATTTCTACGTATAAGAATACCCTTGCTCAAAATAATCAGCTGAGCAGAATGCAAAGCGGGTTAAACGCCGCCAACAAAGAGCTTGAGCTCACCAAAAATGAACATGAGGAACTGATCCATAACATTTTCCCGGAAAAGATTGCGGAGAACCTGCTGGCTTATGGAACTGTAACCCCCGAGCGGTATCACGACACAACCATCATGTTTACGGACTTTGAAGGATTTACAAAGGTAGTCCCCGAGCTCAGCCCGGAAAAACTCATCGAAAGCCTTTCGTTCTACTTCGACCGGTTTGACGAATACACCCGGCAACACAATCTGATTAAGATTAAGACCATTGGCGACAGCTACATGGCAGCGGGCGGAATCCCGGAGCGTAACCAATCGCACCCCATCGATACCATCCTTACAGCTCTTAAAATCAGGGATTTTGTTCAATCGTTTGGAGATAAAAATCAATCGGACACTCCATACCTTCCCGTTCGCATTGGTATTCACACCGGAAAAGTAGTAGTGGGTGTGATTGGAAAGACCCGCTTTGCCTACGACATCTGGGGAGAAACCGTAAATGTGGCATCGCGATTGGAAGAACATTCCAGAGAAAACTCCATCAATATCTCTGAATCTACTTACGAGCGGGTTAAAGATTTCTTTGAGTGTGAATCGCGCGGAGAGATTGAAACCAAGTACATTGGCAACCTGAAGATGTATTTTGTGAAGAGAATTAAACCCGAATTATCTGAAGATGCTGAAGGTATATTCCCGAACCGGCTATTTATCAGAGAATACAACAGCCTGATCAGGACTGCCGGGGAAGATAACGACGAATAA
- the pckA gene encoding phosphoenolpyruvate carboxykinase (ATP) — MGKKVDLSKHKISVENIIRNPAPAKFYEDAIKFDPGSAVADSGALVVRSGKRTGRSPADKRVVKTSGVEKEVWWGNVNIALDEHTFSINHQRATDYLNTRERLYVIDGFAGWDPNYRLKVRIIAERPYHGLFMHNMLIRPTAEELENFGEPDFVVYNAGKFPANRFTEGMTSDASVDVNFEKGEMVILGTEYAGEMKKGIFTVMHYLMPKKDVLSMHCSANEGEKPEDVALFFGLSGTGKTTLSADKSRKLIGDDEHCWSEDGVFNIEGGCYAKTINLSEEKEPEIYNAIKFGTVLENVGYDANTRKVDYDDVSITQNTRASYPIDFISNSKIPCTAGHPKNIIFLTYDAFGVLPPVSKLSPEQAMYHFISGYTAKVAGTEMGVTEPEATFSACFGAAFLVWPPSKYAEMLAEKMRTHNAKAWLVNTGITGGAYGKGGERINLKNTRAIINAIHEGKLDDADTVQDEVFGFRIPTNCPEVPSEILQPRNSWSNADEYDAQAQKLGKLFRKNFDKYKAESSDEIINAGPKVSD; from the coding sequence ATGGGAAAAAAAGTGGATTTATCTAAACATAAAATTTCAGTAGAGAATATCATCAGGAACCCGGCCCCGGCAAAATTCTATGAGGATGCCATCAAATTTGATCCCGGTTCAGCAGTAGCCGATTCGGGTGCGTTGGTTGTTAGGTCAGGGAAAAGAACGGGGCGAAGTCCGGCCGACAAGCGGGTTGTGAAAACTTCCGGTGTTGAAAAGGAAGTGTGGTGGGGTAATGTAAATATTGCGCTGGATGAACATACTTTTAGCATCAATCACCAAAGAGCCACCGATTACCTGAACACGCGGGAGCGGCTATATGTAATTGATGGTTTTGCGGGTTGGGATCCTAACTATCGTCTCAAAGTCCGGATTATAGCAGAGCGCCCATACCATGGATTGTTTATGCATAATATGTTGATTCGGCCAACAGCCGAGGAGCTCGAAAACTTTGGAGAGCCTGATTTTGTGGTATATAACGCCGGTAAATTTCCTGCAAATCGTTTTACTGAAGGCATGACCTCCGATGCCAGTGTAGATGTGAATTTTGAAAAAGGCGAAATGGTGATTCTGGGAACGGAGTATGCCGGGGAGATGAAGAAAGGTATTTTTACCGTTATGCATTACCTGATGCCTAAGAAAGATGTACTTTCCATGCACTGTTCGGCAAACGAAGGGGAGAAACCCGAAGATGTAGCGCTCTTCTTTGGCTTATCCGGAACCGGAAAAACCACACTTTCGGCTGATAAAAGTCGCAAACTGATAGGCGATGATGAACACTGCTGGAGTGAAGACGGCGTGTTTAATATCGAAGGCGGTTGCTATGCAAAAACCATCAATCTGTCTGAAGAAAAAGAACCTGAGATATATAATGCCATCAAGTTCGGAACGGTGCTGGAGAATGTGGGCTATGATGCGAATACCCGAAAAGTGGATTACGACGATGTTTCCATCACTCAAAACACCCGGGCTTCGTATCCCATCGACTTTATCTCAAATTCCAAAATCCCATGCACAGCCGGACATCCTAAAAACATCATCTTTTTGACTTATGATGCCTTTGGTGTATTGCCTCCGGTAAGCAAGCTGTCTCCTGAGCAGGCTATGTACCACTTTATCAGTGGATATACCGCCAAAGTTGCCGGAACCGAAATGGGTGTTACAGAGCCTGAAGCTACATTTTCTGCCTGCTTTGGGGCAGCCTTCCTGGTATGGCCACCGTCTAAATATGCCGAAATGCTCGCGGAGAAAATGCGAACTCATAACGCCAAAGCCTGGCTGGTGAATACCGGAATTACAGGCGGAGCCTATGGCAAAGGCGGAGAGCGAATCAATCTCAAAAACACCCGTGCTATCATTAATGCCATTCATGAAGGTAAGCTTGATGATGCCGACACGGTGCAAGACGAAGTGTTTGGGTTCAGGATTCCAACAAACTGCCCTGAAGTTCCTTCAGAAATACTACAGCCACGTAATTCCTGGAGCAATGCAGATGAGTATGATGCACAGGCTCAAAAGCTTGGCAAGCTCTTCCGCAAAAACTTCGATAAGTATAAAGCAGAAAGCAGTGATGAAATCATAAACGCAGGACCTAAAGTCAGCGATTAA
- the clpB gene encoding ATP-dependent chaperone ClpB has product MNLNKFTLKAQEAVQKALEMAQSGNNQAVEPAHILKAFLSDQESIVNTLLSKLGANPSAIENVVDTTLDRLPKVQGASVSGQYLSNTSKELFDVAQKEGNKLGDEYISSEHILIGMTTVKGEIANLLKDQGVTKENILKVLKDVRGNQTVDDPNAESRYGALKKYARDLNDLAEKNKLDPVIGRDQEIRRVMQILTRRTKNNPVLIGEPGVGKTAIAEGMALRIVRGDVPEGLKTKRIVALDMGSLVAGTKFRGEFEERLKAVVKDVSDSDGEIILFIDEIHTLVGAGATEGAMDAANILKPALARGELHAIGATTLDEYRKYIEKDKALERRLQTVLVGEPSVEDTVSILRGLQERYEVHHGVRITDSAVVAAAELSHRYIGDRFLPDKAIDLIDEAASRLRLQIDSLPEELDALERQIRQLEIEREALKREKDQSKMKGIEKELADLEEDRKSMRVQWEQERELIQRVRELKQAIDTARNEADKAERQGNYEKVAELRYGTITQLENELQESQKKLDDMQENQSLLKEEVDAEDIADIVARWTGIPVRKMLQSERKKLLQLEEELHKRVIGQDKAIEAVSHAVRRSRAGLQDEQKPIGSFFFLGSTGVGKTELARSLADFLFNDENAMIRIDMSEYMEKHSVSRLVGAPPGYVGYDEGGQLTEAARRHPYSVILLDEIEKAHPDVFNILLQVLDEGRLTDNKGVTVDFKNTIIIMTSNIGSHLISNEIEKTGGDMSDEKYEELQNKLIEQLKQTIRPEFLNRVDDTIVFHPLGQEHIRAIVDIQLRRVHEMLRKSEVTLDVSDTVKDWLAVRGYDPVYGARPLKRVIQQNITNKLATKLISREEEGPVHYEATINKAKDGIDFAEVLDDVEAWAEED; this is encoded by the coding sequence ATGAATCTGAATAAATTTACACTGAAAGCACAGGAGGCTGTTCAAAAAGCACTTGAGATGGCCCAAAGCGGCAACAACCAAGCTGTTGAACCTGCCCATATTTTAAAAGCATTTCTGAGTGACCAAGAGAGCATTGTAAATACACTGTTGAGCAAATTGGGGGCAAACCCGTCGGCTATTGAGAACGTGGTGGATACAACCCTGGACCGACTTCCAAAAGTACAGGGAGCCTCTGTATCCGGGCAATATTTGTCGAACACCAGCAAGGAGTTGTTTGATGTAGCCCAGAAAGAGGGAAATAAGCTCGGGGATGAATACATCAGTTCCGAACACATATTGATTGGAATGACGACTGTGAAAGGGGAGATCGCGAATCTGTTGAAAGATCAGGGCGTGACCAAAGAGAACATTCTGAAAGTGTTGAAGGATGTCCGTGGCAATCAAACCGTGGACGATCCGAATGCTGAAAGTCGGTATGGAGCCCTGAAGAAATATGCCCGTGACCTCAACGATCTGGCTGAGAAGAATAAGCTGGATCCCGTTATTGGCCGGGATCAGGAAATCCGGCGCGTGATGCAAATTCTTACACGGCGAACAAAGAATAACCCTGTTTTAATTGGTGAACCCGGTGTAGGTAAAACAGCTATCGCCGAAGGAATGGCTTTGAGAATAGTTCGTGGGGATGTTCCTGAAGGACTTAAAACCAAACGAATTGTAGCCCTCGATATGGGCTCGCTGGTAGCCGGCACAAAATTCCGTGGCGAGTTTGAAGAACGACTGAAAGCGGTAGTGAAAGACGTATCGGATTCTGACGGTGAAATCATTCTCTTCATTGACGAAATTCACACACTGGTTGGAGCCGGGGCCACCGAGGGCGCTATGGATGCGGCCAACATTCTGAAACCGGCGCTTGCCCGGGGCGAACTGCACGCTATCGGGGCCACTACGCTTGATGAATACCGCAAGTATATTGAGAAAGACAAAGCGCTGGAACGTCGACTGCAAACTGTGTTGGTAGGCGAACCTTCTGTGGAAGATACCGTTTCGATTCTCCGCGGATTGCAGGAGCGCTATGAAGTACACCACGGTGTTCGGATAACCGACTCGGCCGTGGTAGCTGCAGCAGAGCTTTCACACCGTTACATCGGAGACCGTTTCCTACCTGATAAAGCTATTGACCTGATTGATGAAGCCGCCTCCCGGTTACGCCTGCAAATCGATTCACTTCCGGAAGAACTGGATGCGCTGGAACGTCAAATCCGGCAGTTGGAAATTGAGCGTGAGGCATTAAAACGGGAAAAAGATCAATCCAAAATGAAAGGGATTGAGAAAGAGCTCGCCGACCTCGAAGAAGATCGAAAATCGATGCGGGTGCAATGGGAGCAGGAACGCGAACTGATCCAAAGGGTGAGAGAGCTGAAGCAAGCCATTGACACGGCCCGAAACGAAGCCGATAAAGCCGAGCGACAGGGGAACTACGAAAAAGTAGCCGAATTACGCTATGGCACAATCACCCAGCTTGAAAATGAACTGCAGGAGTCGCAAAAGAAACTGGATGACATGCAGGAAAATCAGTCTTTGCTGAAAGAGGAGGTGGATGCGGAAGACATCGCCGATATTGTAGCACGCTGGACCGGAATTCCGGTTCGGAAGATGCTGCAAAGTGAACGTAAGAAACTGCTGCAGTTGGAAGAAGAACTACATAAGCGGGTAATCGGCCAGGATAAAGCAATTGAAGCTGTATCTCATGCAGTTCGTCGTTCACGGGCCGGACTGCAGGATGAGCAGAAACCGATTGGCTCCTTCTTCTTTCTCGGATCAACCGGTGTGGGTAAAACAGAACTTGCCCGTTCGCTAGCTGATTTTCTGTTCAATGATGAAAATGCCATGATTCGCATCGATATGAGTGAGTACATGGAGAAGCACAGCGTAAGCCGGTTGGTAGGAGCTCCTCCGGGCTATGTAGGCTACGATGAGGGCGGACAGCTTACGGAGGCTGCACGTCGACATCCCTATTCGGTAATTCTGCTCGACGAAATCGAAAAAGCACATCCGGATGTATTCAACATTCTGCTGCAGGTGCTGGATGAAGGCCGCCTGACTGACAATAAAGGTGTTACGGTGGATTTCAAAAATACCATCATCATTATGACGTCGAATATCGGTTCGCACCTGATTTCCAACGAGATCGAGAAAACCGGTGGTGATATGAGTGATGAGAAATACGAAGAACTTCAAAACAAACTGATAGAGCAGTTGAAGCAAACCATCCGGCCGGAGTTTCTGAACCGTGTGGACGATACCATTGTGTTCCATCCGCTGGGTCAGGAGCACATCCGCGCCATTGTGGATATTCAGCTTCGAAGAGTGCACGAAATGCTCCGGAAGAGTGAAGTGACCCTTGATGTATCTGATACCGTTAAAGACTGGCTGGCTGTTCGGGGGTATGACCCTGTGTACGGAGCGCGTCCGCTGAAGCGGGTGATTCAACAGAATATCACCAATAAACTGGCCACGAAGTTAATCAGCCGTGAAGAAGAAGGCCCGGTTCATTACGAGGCCACTATCAACAAAGCAAAAGATGGCATCGACTTTGCCGAAGTACTGGATGATGTAGAAGCCTGGGCGGAAGAGGATTGA
- a CDS encoding Do family serine endopeptidase: MSTTVKNIFGVAAAVVVLLGFNLAIDSDSVTLPDSTTNHKVESAEEKPVASLKDFNDAIVDIAENTNPSVVTITTKRVEEVRVVNPFSQFFGNPRGEGETRERVQRGLGSGVIVSDEGYILTNNHVIEQADEIQVRLFDGNEVDAELIGTDPQTDIAVLRIDVDNPPSVPMGNSDELKVGSFVLAIGSPLSENLAHTVSFGIVSAKGRNIGLIQNRQEQWVGYEDFIQTDAAINPGNSGGALIDINGELVGINSAIASRSGGNDGIGFTIPINLAKRIMNDLVDDGEVSRGYLGMYMAGEVDQTMARGLGLGDIRGIMVGRVEEDGPADKAGLQEKDIIISLNGDKVKDWASFRTRIAAYKPGDEIALGIIRDEDNMTLDVTLGKRPQEQTASIAPQNKEEMDERLGFTVRELSSEIRSQLNIENETEGVVVLEVRDGSNAYERGLRSRDIITEVGRTPIDSTKDFYEQLEEIESDVVLLTIKRNDLEQYIAFEI, from the coding sequence ATGAGTACCACAGTAAAGAATATATTTGGGGTGGCCGCAGCGGTTGTTGTGCTGTTAGGTTTTAATCTTGCCATCGACAGCGACTCCGTTACTCTTCCGGATTCTACAACTAATCATAAGGTAGAATCTGCTGAAGAAAAGCCGGTTGCTTCACTTAAAGATTTTAATGATGCCATTGTTGACATCGCCGAAAACACAAACCCGTCTGTTGTAACCATAACCACCAAGCGAGTGGAAGAAGTGCGGGTTGTCAATCCCTTTTCGCAGTTTTTTGGGAATCCCAGAGGTGAAGGTGAAACCCGGGAGCGAGTTCAGCGTGGGTTAGGTTCAGGAGTGATTGTATCTGATGAAGGATATATACTGACCAATAACCACGTAATTGAACAGGCCGATGAAATACAGGTACGTTTGTTTGATGGCAACGAAGTTGATGCCGAACTGATTGGCACAGACCCACAAACCGACATCGCCGTACTAAGGATAGATGTAGATAATCCACCGTCCGTTCCAATGGGCAACAGCGACGAATTGAAAGTAGGCTCATTTGTACTGGCAATTGGAAGTCCACTTAGCGAGAATTTAGCACACACGGTATCTTTTGGAATCGTCTCTGCAAAAGGCCGGAATATTGGATTAATCCAAAACCGACAGGAGCAATGGGTTGGTTATGAAGATTTTATTCAGACGGATGCAGCCATCAATCCGGGTAACTCCGGCGGCGCCCTCATTGATATAAATGGAGAATTAGTAGGTATTAACTCGGCCATAGCATCCAGGTCAGGCGGAAATGACGGCATTGGATTTACTATCCCCATCAACCTGGCAAAACGAATTATGAACGACCTGGTTGATGATGGCGAAGTTTCCAGAGGGTATCTGGGAATGTATATGGCCGGAGAAGTAGATCAGACCATGGCGCGTGGACTGGGACTTGGAGACATCCGGGGAATCATGGTAGGTCGTGTTGAAGAAGACGGCCCTGCTGATAAAGCCGGTTTACAGGAAAAAGATATCATTATATCTTTGAACGGTGACAAAGTTAAAGACTGGGCCAGTTTCAGGACCAGAATCGCCGCTTACAAACCGGGCGATGAAATTGCCTTGGGTATTATCCGTGATGAAGATAATATGACGCTGGACGTTACGTTAGGAAAACGTCCACAGGAACAAACGGCTTCTATCGCTCCTCAAAATAAAGAAGAGATGGACGAGCGACTTGGCTTTACGGTACGGGAGCTGTCATCCGAAATTCGCAGCCAGCTCAATATTGAAAACGAAACCGAAGGAGTTGTTGTTCTGGAAGTTAGAGATGGCAGTAATGCTTACGAAAGGGGACTTAGGTCACGGGATATTATTACCGAGGTAGGCAGAACACCTATTGATTCAACAAAAGATTTTTACGAACAGCTTGAAGAAATAGAAAGTGACGTTGTTCTTTTGACCATTAAAAGAAATGACCTGGAACAATACATCGCTTTCGAAATATAA
- a CDS encoding VOC family protein, with protein sequence MNPNNHSLSLAVKDIHASKAFYEKLGFEPVEGTGPIENNWIIMKKGNSLIGLFQDMFEENIITFNPTDARSVYKDLKEKEVTFLMESDSIHEDKGPCHFCIEDPDGNQILFDQHND encoded by the coding sequence ATGAATCCGAATAATCACTCTCTTTCACTTGCAGTTAAAGACATCCATGCCTCTAAAGCATTTTATGAAAAACTGGGGTTTGAACCGGTTGAAGGTACCGGCCCCATCGAGAACAACTGGATTATTATGAAGAAGGGAAATTCTCTGATCGGTTTATTCCAGGATATGTTTGAGGAAAATATCATCACCTTTAACCCAACGGATGCCCGAAGTGTCTATAAAGATTTAAAGGAAAAGGAGGTTACATTCCTGATGGAGTCAGATTCCATCCACGAGGATAAAGGTCCGTGCCACTTTTGCATCGAGGACCCGGATGGAAACCAGATTTTATTTGACCAGCATAACGACTAA
- a CDS encoding DUF4199 domain-containing protein, which produces MSKIILTFGILAGLINVVIATLLTNFAGDEMMHANSEWVGYLVMIIALSMIFVGVKQYRDNYLGGVIKFGKAFLVGLYIALVASAFYVGGWEIYLQTSDVNFMETYSTSVIENMEADGASDVAIAEMEEQIQFYSDMYENPFFRVLLTLSEILPVGLIISLVSAALLRKSTFMPTEENMNPDASAI; this is translated from the coding sequence ATGTCAAAAATTATACTCACATTCGGCATACTTGCCGGACTGATTAATGTGGTCATCGCCACCCTCCTCACTAACTTTGCGGGGGATGAAATGATGCACGCCAATTCGGAGTGGGTTGGCTATTTGGTTATGATCATTGCTCTGTCCATGATCTTTGTAGGGGTAAAACAATATCGGGACAACTACCTGGGTGGCGTTATCAAATTCGGGAAAGCATTTTTGGTAGGATTATATATCGCGTTGGTTGCCAGTGCTTTCTATGTAGGCGGATGGGAAATTTACCTCCAAACCTCCGATGTCAACTTCATGGAAACTTATTCAACTTCCGTAATTGAAAATATGGAAGCGGATGGTGCATCTGATGTAGCGATAGCGGAAATGGAAGAACAAATACAGTTCTATTCTGATATGTATGAAAACCCGTTTTTCCGTGTCCTCTTAACGCTGTCAGAAATTCTGCCTGTCGGTTTGATTATTTCACTGGTTAGTGCAGCTTTATTGCGAAAGAGCACCTTTATGCCAACCGAAGAAAATATGAACCCGGATGCGTCCGCCATTTAA
- a CDS encoding DUF1801 domain-containing protein → MKIEAHSPEEYIQKIPEERKEPIKKLRSVISDNLPEGFKEQMSYGMIGYVVPHSLYPDGYHVTPELPLPFINIASQKNHIAVYHSGIYADDELMNWFKGEYPKHVKTKLDMGKSCIRFRNPDHIPYELIGELAGKMTPGEWIELYEKNIKG, encoded by the coding sequence ATGAAAATTGAAGCCCACAGTCCTGAAGAATACATTCAAAAAATCCCAGAAGAACGTAAAGAACCCATCAAAAAACTTCGATCGGTTATAAGTGATAACCTGCCTGAGGGGTTCAAAGAACAAATGAGCTACGGGATGATTGGTTATGTTGTGCCCCATTCGCTGTACCCGGATGGATATCACGTAACGCCGGAGCTTCCTCTGCCCTTTATAAACATTGCTTCTCAAAAGAATCATATTGCGGTGTACCACTCCGGGATTTATGCTGATGATGAACTCATGAACTGGTTTAAGGGAGAGTATCCCAAACATGTAAAAACCAAGCTCGATATGGGCAAGAGTTGTATCCGTTTTCGAAATCCGGATCACATTCCCTACGAATTGATCGGCGAGCTGGCGGGAAAAATGACACCCGGGGAATGGATCGAGCTTTACGAAAAGAACATTAAAGGTTAA
- a CDS encoding class II 3-deoxy-7-phosphoheptulonate synthase, with product MQEVAHKNWSPTSWKDKPVKQLPEYPDQDRLDKSFETLKSLPPLVTSWEIEALKDKLANVAAGKAFLLQGGDCAESFDATKAPKIVNMVKVLLQTSFILIHEMGVPVLRVGRIAGQYAKPRSNDFEMVNGEEIHNYRGDLINGYESESGIRMPDPQRLLEGYHKAGLTLNFLRALADEGFADLHHPEQWELDFMQNNEYYAEYEDMVNSITKAVRFVESIAPDTFSTLQKVDFYTSHEALNLYYDSAQTRPVPRKKGYFNLSAHMVWLGNRTRDLDGAHVEYFKGINNPVGIKVGPPYEIDETMKLIETLNPNHEAGKIVLITRFGKDTVEKELPKLIQAVRREGFPVVWSSDPMHGNTFSTDGGIKTRNFDDILSEVQSSFAIHRSEGSYLGGVHLELTGDNVTECVGGAKGLGEKELQHNYETFCDPRLNYEQSLEMAFLVAREWKKSYS from the coding sequence ATGCAAGAAGTAGCACATAAAAATTGGTCGCCAACATCGTGGAAAGATAAACCGGTAAAGCAACTGCCGGAATATCCCGATCAGGACCGACTGGATAAAAGTTTTGAAACCCTGAAGTCTCTTCCTCCGCTTGTCACTTCCTGGGAAATTGAAGCCCTAAAGGATAAGCTGGCCAATGTTGCGGCAGGAAAAGCATTTCTTTTACAGGGTGGAGACTGTGCCGAAAGCTTTGATGCTACTAAAGCACCTAAGATTGTGAACATGGTGAAGGTGCTGCTGCAAACCAGCTTCATTTTGATTCACGAGATGGGCGTGCCTGTGTTGAGAGTTGGCCGGATTGCCGGGCAGTATGCCAAGCCACGCTCCAATGATTTTGAAATGGTGAATGGGGAAGAGATTCACAATTACCGCGGAGATCTTATCAATGGCTATGAGTCTGAATCCGGAATTCGTATGCCTGATCCACAGCGACTGTTGGAAGGATATCACAAAGCCGGTTTAACACTGAATTTTTTGCGTGCCCTGGCAGATGAAGGTTTTGCCGATTTGCATCATCCCGAACAATGGGAACTCGATTTTATGCAGAACAACGAATATTACGCCGAATACGAGGATATGGTGAACTCCATAACCAAAGCCGTGCGTTTTGTTGAGTCTATTGCACCGGATACGTTCTCAACCCTGCAAAAAGTAGATTTCTATACTTCACACGAAGCGCTGAACTTGTATTACGATTCAGCCCAAACCCGCCCTGTTCCACGTAAAAAAGGATATTTTAACCTGAGTGCACATATGGTGTGGCTGGGTAACCGAACCCGGGATCTTGACGGGGCACATGTTGAGTATTTTAAGGGAATCAATAATCCGGTGGGCATTAAAGTAGGGCCTCCCTATGAAATTGATGAAACGATGAAGCTGATAGAAACGCTGAATCCAAATCATGAGGCTGGTAAAATTGTGCTCATCACCCGTTTTGGAAAAGACACTGTTGAGAAAGAACTTCCTAAACTGATTCAAGCCGTTCGTCGGGAAGGATTCCCGGTTGTTTGGAGTTCAGACCCTATGCACGGAAATACATTCAGCACCGATGGCGGCATCAAGACCCGCAACTTTGACGATATATTAAGTGAGGTTCAGTCATCTTTTGCTATCCACCGGTCGGAGGGGAGTTACCTCGGCGGTGTTCACCTGGAGCTTACCGGTGATAATGTGACCGAATGTGTGGGTGGCGCCAAAGGATTAGGTGAAAAAGAACTTCAGCATAATTATGAGACTTTCTGTGATCCGCGCCTCAATTACGAACAGAGCCTCGAAATGGCCTTCCTCGTAGCCCGCGAGTGGAAGAAAAGTTATTCTTGA
- a CDS encoding Hsp20/alpha crystallin family protein — protein sequence MALVNYTRPNVDLHSKRFSDILDEFFNESLNYRNDSFMPSVDISETENQFDVSVSLPGMNKEDINVDLDNGHLTISGERKLENEENGKNFHRVESSYGSFSRSFQLPDSIDEESITAKYENGILNITIAKSEEKVKKKIEIS from the coding sequence ATGGCACTTGTTAATTACACCCGACCCAATGTTGATCTTCACTCAAAAAGATTCAGCGACATCTTAGATGAGTTTTTCAATGAATCACTGAATTACAGAAACGATTCGTTCATGCCTTCAGTAGATATTTCTGAAACCGAAAATCAGTTCGATGTTTCAGTTTCGCTGCCCGGTATGAATAAAGAAGATATTAACGTTGATCTCGACAACGGACACCTTACAATAAGCGGTGAGCGTAAACTCGAGAACGAAGAAAACGGTAAAAACTTTCACAGGGTAGAATCAAGTTATGGCTCATTCAGCCGTTCTTTCCAGCTACCCGATAGTATTGATGAAGAAAGCATTACCGCGAAATATGAAAATGGTATTCTGAATATCACCATTGCCAAAAGCGAAGAAAAGGTTAAGAAGAAGATCGAGATTTCATAA